AACCAACTGCAACCCAAAAGGTTCTAAGTATTGGTTAAATGGTAATTCTTCTGTGCCATCGATATAACGGGCAAAGAAATCTGTCAAATCAACCCCAGCTACCGATTCAATTACCGCCTGTAATTGTTCTGGAGTGTAGCCAATCTCGGCTTGACCAAACTTTTGCCACATTTGCCGCATCACATCATCCAAAGAACGCTGATTGCGATACCGCGCCCTAATTAGCAAATCTAGCAACAAAGAAACCATCTCTCCCTTTAAGTAGTAGGAGACTTGGGAATTGCCTGTATTGGTATCTGGGCGATAAAGTTTAATCCACGCATCAAAACTCGATTCAGACAGTGGCTGTACTTTCCGCCCTGGTGTGGTTAATAATCTAGTTATTTCCTTACTCCAATAGTTTAAGTAAGCCTTGGCATCATAAATGCCTGCTCTTAAAGGAATCAATAAATCGTAATAACTAGTAGTCCCCTCACAGAACCATAGAGAAGGTGTGTAATTTTCCTGATCGTAGTTAAACACTTCCAAGGCTTGGGGACGGATGCGCTTAACATTCCACAAGTGGAAGAACTCGTGTGCTACTAACTGGATGAAACGTTCGTATTTATCTTGAGAGCGGAATCCAAAACGCTGATAGATTAGAGAGCAGCAATTTTTATGCTCTAAACCTCCGTAAGCTTGAGCAAATAGATGCAGCAAAAAGACGTAGCGCTCATAAGGCAATCCGCCAAACATTTGCGCTTCTACTTGGATAATTTTTTGGGTATCTCTAATTAGCTGCTGTACTTGATAATTACCTTGTCCCCATATTGCCAGTTCATGAGGTTTTCCTAATACCTCAAAGTGATATGACTGGTGTTCCCCAATCTCAAAAGGACTATCTACAAGCGTATCAAAATCAGCCGCATAGAAAGTATTAGATTGCTCATTGACAGTAGGTAAGGGAGTAGTTATCCGCCATTGAGGATAGGGTGGGAGGACGGTAACGCGGATTGGTAAATTTTCCCATCCAGGTATTCTAAAAAACAATGCGGCCCCATTGAAGTAACCGTGAGTAGCATCTAAATGATTGGTTCTTACCGATAGTTCGTTTGCAAAAATTCGGTAGCGCACCGTTACTTCTGACACATCACCCTTATTGATTTGCCAGTGGTTTTTACTGATTTTACGCCAAGGTAGAACTTTATCTCCTGCAAAAGCAGTGAAATCTTGTAAATTCTTGGCGTACTCGCGCACCAAATATGATCCTGGTGTCCACACCGGCATTCTTAAGTCAAGAATTGGTGATGAATAGTTTACGATTTGCAAACTCACCTCAAATAGATGCGTCTCTGGTTGGGGCATTGCCACCAAATAATTAATCGTCGGCACGGTGTCCTGAACGCCAATATCGATACGAGGTGCTGTCGCTTCAGTCATCTGTAGTTAAAAGTGATAAGTTCTCAGTCAAAAGTCAATACCATACATAGTTAATAGTTAATAGTTACTGGTCAATAGTCAATAGTTAACCAATGCAGACTCAGCATTTTGGGGCGCATTGATACTAATCACAATGACACAGCCAGTATCAATCAGCCTACTAAAAGAAAACTCTCTAGTGCCAGCTATTACTGGGTTTCGCTCTTGCGGAGGAGACTTGCACAGCATTAACAGCCTATTTTACAAAGTTCATTTATTATATAAACGTAACATAATTAAATATTACGTTAAAATGAATTAACGCAGATTAAAAATTTAATATTTTTGTAATAATTCAGCATATGCAGCCTGAACACTAGCTTTTTTCTCCAAACCTCAGCACTCATTAATACCTGGTAATATATAAATTTTATCAAAACTACTATTAATTACAGACTAGGTATAGTCTCAGGAAAATGCAACTGCCACCAAATTCAAAGTTGATAAAATCTACTTTATAGATATTTGGGTAATATGCTGCTAATAATCGGAAAATATACACATTACAACGAATATTTTCTTAAACTTTCCCTGCTAAATTTAATAGTTGTTTAAAGTTTATGAGATAAATAATATCATTAACGTTATCAATTTTAATCCATCCCTTTTCATCTAACTTTTTCATAATTTTACTAGTTTCTTCAACACTAATTTCTGTAACTTCTGCTAAATCTTTGAAGGGAATATTAAAAATTTCCTTGCCGATATTCGATTCATGACCGTAACTTTCACCCAAACTAATTAAGGTGTGGGCTAATTTAACAGCCGGTGGTGAAGAACGAATTTGTAAACGTTGATTAATGTGTCGTAGCCTTCGCACCATGAGTTGTAGCATTCGATGATGCAACTGTGGATCTTTAAAAAGAATTTGAATAAAACGTTCTCTGGAAACGCTCAGTAATTTGACAGGCGAAAGAGCGATGACATCAGTAGAACGCGGAGATTCATCTAAAATGGCCATTTCTCCAAAAAAATCACCCTTGCCTAAAATTGCCAAAGCAACAGAATCATCACCACAAGTACGGCGTACTTTGACCCATCCAGACACAATAAAATAAACTGCATTACCCCAGGCATCTTCCATTAAAACTGCTCTACCTGTGGGATATTCATGATCGATTGCAACATTGAGTAGCCATTCTAAAGTTTGTGGGCTGGCTGTACTCAATAGGGGAAAAATATCACTAAAAATTTCAGTTTGCATGAAATATCTACTGAGAGTGAATTTGTTAAATAAAAAATAGAATATCTATTATAAGTTTTCAATTCAAAATATGGACATATATTGAGAAAAAACTGTAAATCTTCAGAGACTATTTATAAGGTAATTCTTAAGTAGGGTGCGTTATGGCTTCAGCCTAACGCACCGTTAGATCAGATGGTGCGTTAGGCGCTTCTATCAAATTTTTCATGAGAATTTATAGTCAAAGTCTGTGCCTAACACACCCTACAAGAATTTTATTTTTACTTTATAAATAACCTCTTAGATACTGATTTGCTTATTGGCGCAATGTATTTAAGAGTTTATCCATAAATATATTATAAAATAGGAAATGTATGAATAAGAACAGGCTCAAAAGCTGCTTTTCATAAAGATTTTATAATGAATCTATAGGGCTAGTACCTTAGATGGAACAAGTAAGAGTAGTACATCTTGCCTATGTAAAACCTTAAGTATAAATGTAAATTTGTCTTATATTTTTCATGATTGATTCCTCTCCTAACTGTTATTATTCTTAACTGTAAATTGGTCAAAGATAGTCTGGCTTGTCATTACAACATAACAATTATGGTAAAAATCGAAATCAGAGGTTTTACTGACGGCGTTATAACTTACTAACTGATTGTTCTTCATTATTATCCGTCAGTATTTTAACTTGATGGTCTAATTTTTCGACCAATCGAGTTAGGGTAGACAAAGCCTCTGATTGCTCAGATTTGAGGTGAGGATTCAATTGTAATTTTTGCTGTAACTCGTGCAGTTTATAAGTTAGTTGTTGGGAAATACCGATAACATCTCGACTCAGATGAGCTAACTGTTGCTGTTGATAAAATTTTAAAGCTGCGCCTCTAAGTACTTGTAATGTAGCCTCTTCGCCATTTAGCCCCGGCATTACACGTATACGCAATAATAAACGGCTGTCTTGGTATTGACATTCTTTTTCTATCTGTTGTGGTTCTGCAACTATACCCAAAGGAATTGCCGCAAAACGCTTCAATTCATTAAGCACTCCTTGAAAAGTAGACAAGGGTAAATTTTCTAATATGGACTGCAAAACTCCATTGTCACTCCAGATGATTCTTCCCCTGTATGGTTGTCTCTCCAAATACAAACGACCAATTCCCCCACCAAGAACTCGCCCTAGTAATTCTTCTAATAATTTTTTCGGTGGTAGGTTTATCAGTGCTTCAATAGGACTAAATAGTTCTGGCGTTTGTACTTGTAAAACAGTCAAGTCATTCAAGAGAACTGTGGGTGTTTCTTGGCTGGCAGTGGTTTCTAAAACATTATTGCTAGGTTGGGAATTACTTTGTGAATGGGAGATTTCCACAATGGCTGTTTCTAACTCCGAAGATTTGTGTAAGTAGGAGTTCGTATTTATACTCTCTAGTAAATGTGAACGTGTATCTAGCTGTTGTGCTGGTTTGGCTTCTAGGTCTGATGTGTTCTTATTGCTGAGGTATTTGGAAAGTAAAGTACGGTGAATTTCATCTGTAATTTTTTGGGTATTCATTGTGCCTTTAATATATGACACAATGCGGTTTACATATTCTAATGCGCCACTATCTTCTGGATTCACCATACCCAGCGATAGCTGATTATCTTGTAATTTTAAAGGCAAAATTTGGTGGTACAGGCAAACCTCAAAAGGCAAGAGACTGTCAATTAGTTGGAATATCTGCTCAAATTGAGACTCTGGCAATTCAGTAAGAGTGGGGTTAAATTGTTGTCTAGTTACTCCGGTATCAGCTGGTTTACCCTCTGAAGACCACATAGGTTTGCTTATTTTGTGTTTCTTTATATTCTATTTGGCAATTTGAGACTTGGCAGTCAATAAATATACTGAGTTAAACGAGCAACATTATTTAACGGTACTAAAACTAAAGCAGGTTATATCAATTTGAACAATATTTGCAACACATCCATTATCTGTAGGGACGTACATCTGTGCGCCCCTACTTAATCTCCCTTTTTAGTGGATGTTGTTCTTGAGATACAGTGTTATGTTGATCATCGGCGATATTCATCACCGCAATCACCGATTAATTGATACAAATTGCGTGATTGAGTAGAGATAGTGTTGATGCGATCAGTGAAGCTGGGCGTTCCGCGATCGCCATCTGCTGTATCTAAACTAAAACTAAATACCTTGGCGTTATCTTCAATATGTTCTGATCATTTTTTTTTAATTTTGAATTATCTATCGCCAGCCTTTTTCCGCTTGTTCTAGAACATAAGCCGCGACATCTTGTATTTCCTGTACGCTGAGACGGTCTTTATAAGCGGACATATTATTTTTACCATTAGCGGTGATAGATTCAACCGCTTCTAGAGAATCCATACCATATTTTTTTAATGCCTTCTTGTGCAAGTTCTTACCCCGTCTGACTATATTCCCACCATTCATATGACAACCAGCACAGTGAACTTTAAAGAGTTGTTCACCATTGGTTGTGTCTGCTGCTTTTACAGGTGAGGTGAAGGTGTAGAAGCAGAATAAAAGAGTTACTAATAGTAATTTGAGTAGTTTCTGCACTTAGCATCTCCGATAATAGTTTATTTTTCAGCAAAAATTATTATAAACATATTTATCTTCCCATAGGAGGAGAGCAATTTGTATATGACTTTCTTTAGTTAGATTTATTGAAGTTTATGTCGGAAGGAAGTAACCCAAGTATTATCTATTTATTCATAATATTAATGGAAGAATATCAGCAAAAATTTTATCCATATTATCTAAATCACGAGAGTTGAAAATGGCTAATAATATCAAACAACAAATCCAAGCAGATTTACAACAAGCAAAAGCAACTGGACAGTTAAAAAGCGAGCGAATTAGGGAAATTGTAAGAAGCGCAGTGGCTCAAGTATCTGCTGAGTTAAAAGAAGGGTCTAGTGAAATCCGTTCCCTTGTTAAAGATGCAGTTTCTACCGTAATTGAAAATCTGCAAGATAAAGGTACAGAGATTAAAGAAGAAGTAACAGCATCAATTGAAGGTGCAATTGAGGGAGCGAATACAAAAAGACACGAAGCTATAGTGAAAACTCAGTCTGAATTGCAGAGATTGCAAGCTCAAATTGATGGGGAAGAAGAGAAAATTCAGCAAGAAGTTGATGTAATTTTAGCGGAAATAGCCGAAACTGGTCAGGAAAAAACTGCCAGTACTAAAAATTCCATTGATGCTGCCATTGATGCTATCAAAAATAGCGATGAAGTTTCATTATTGCAAAAACGTTACGCACAATTACAAGCGCAATTATCAATTGTTAGAGCTAATTTAGCAGCACGTTACGGCGGACGTT
Above is a genomic segment from Nostoc sp. MS1 containing:
- the petJ gene encoding cytochrome c6 PetJ, whose amino-acid sequence is MQKLLKLLLVTLLFCFYTFTSPVKAADTTNGEQLFKVHCAGCHMNGGNIVRRGKNLHKKALKKYGMDSLEAVESITANGKNNMSAYKDRLSVQEIQDVAAYVLEQAEKGWR
- a CDS encoding Crp/Fnr family transcriptional regulator, encoding MQTEIFSDIFPLLSTASPQTLEWLLNVAIDHEYPTGRAVLMEDAWGNAVYFIVSGWVKVRRTCGDDSVALAILGKGDFFGEMAILDESPRSTDVIALSPVKLLSVSRERFIQILFKDPQLHHRMLQLMVRRLRHINQRLQIRSSPPAVKLAHTLISLGESYGHESNIGKEIFNIPFKDLAEVTEISVEETSKIMKKLDEKGWIKIDNVNDIIYLINFKQLLNLAGKV
- a CDS encoding pilus assembly protein PilB, whose protein sequence is MWSSEGKPADTGVTRQQFNPTLTELPESQFEQIFQLIDSLLPFEVCLYHQILPLKLQDNQLSLGMVNPEDSGALEYVNRIVSYIKGTMNTQKITDEIHRTLLSKYLSNKNTSDLEAKPAQQLDTRSHLLESINTNSYLHKSSELETAIVEISHSQSNSQPSNNVLETTASQETPTVLLNDLTVLQVQTPELFSPIEALINLPPKKLLEELLGRVLGGGIGRLYLERQPYRGRIIWSDNGVLQSILENLPLSTFQGVLNELKRFAAIPLGIVAEPQQIEKECQYQDSRLLLRIRVMPGLNGEEATLQVLRGAALKFYQQQQLAHLSRDVIGISQQLTYKLHELQQKLQLNPHLKSEQSEALSTLTRLVEKLDHQVKILTDNNEEQSVSKL
- a CDS encoding M61 family metallopeptidase, which encodes MTEATAPRIDIGVQDTVPTINYLVAMPQPETHLFEVSLQIVNYSSPILDLRMPVWTPGSYLVREYAKNLQDFTAFAGDKVLPWRKISKNHWQINKGDVSEVTVRYRIFANELSVRTNHLDATHGYFNGAALFFRIPGWENLPIRVTVLPPYPQWRITTPLPTVNEQSNTFYAADFDTLVDSPFEIGEHQSYHFEVLGKPHELAIWGQGNYQVQQLIRDTQKIIQVEAQMFGGLPYERYVFLLHLFAQAYGGLEHKNCCSLIYQRFGFRSQDKYERFIQLVAHEFFHLWNVKRIRPQALEVFNYDQENYTPSLWFCEGTTSYYDLLIPLRAGIYDAKAYLNYWSKEITRLLTTPGRKVQPLSESSFDAWIKLYRPDTNTGNSQVSYYLKGEMVSLLLDLLIRARYRNQRSLDDVMRQMWQKFGQAEIGYTPEQLQAVIESVAGVDLTDFFARYIDGTEELPFNQYLEPFGLQLVTEREEEPYLGIKVNTENGREVIKFVEAGSPAQLAGIDAGDELLAIAGIKITAHQLSDRLKDYQANDTIQVAVFHQDELRIYSVTLDSPRPTKYQLLPVQNPDATQQANFAGWLGASISGVG
- a CDS encoding histidine kinase, coding for MANNIKQQIQADLQQAKATGQLKSERIREIVRSAVAQVSAELKEGSSEIRSLVKDAVSTVIENLQDKGTEIKEEVTASIEGAIEGANTKRHEAIVKTQSELQRLQAQIDGEEEKIQQEVDVILAEIAETGQEKTASTKNSIDAAIDAIKNSDEVSLLQKRYAQLQAQLSIVRANLAARYGGRSEEVKNYLDEAKTWYEQARPQAEALATQVEQKRTQIDNKLSEAGTSLARKEHQIKQTLRELLLATADLFKDKDHSEQDKTVSRK